A DNA window from Camelina sativa cultivar DH55 chromosome 13, Cs, whole genome shotgun sequence contains the following coding sequences:
- the LOC104736109 gene encoding protein S-acyltransferase 24: MSSEIEVVEEIQSNPQENGESSCKAVDEESLKNDVYTAAAYGDLEKLHRLVECEGCSVSEPDGLGYYALQWSALNNRVAVAQYIIEHGGDVNATDHTGQTALHWSAVRGAIQVAELLLQEGARVDATDMYGYQPTHVAAQYGQTAFLCHVVSKWNADADVPDNDGRSPLHWAAYKGFADSIRLLLFLDAYRGRQDKEGCTPLHWAAIRGNLEACTVLVQAGKKEDLMITDKTGLTPAQLASEKNHRQVSFFLGNARNLLEKRCDGSTPLGKLSKLGLAPVLWIMILLLLLVYTNSVVLASNLPKLTTGIGSLAWLGFLLATAGLFLFYRCSRKDPGYIRMNIHDPQTMKDDEPLLKIELNNPALLAGNWTQLCATCKIIRPLRAKHCSTCDRCVEQFDHHCPWVSNCVGKKNKWEFFLFLLLEVLAMLITGGVTLARVLSDPSAPSSFGAWMSHVATNHVGALSFLLVEFCLFFSVAVLTVIQASQISRNITTNEMANALRYSYLRGPGGRFRNPYDLGCRRNCSDFLVKGYNEDIECHEEDATQRQEGINMMQMQRNPELQNGNGHVAINVNPVHNSQSTHGHSSNCSHSHNSKSKSDKVPLGLGLGLARNPTRPVVPP; this comes from the exons atgtcatCGGAGATCGAGGTGGTTGAAGAAATCCAATCGAATCCGCAGGAGAATGGGGAATCGAGTTGTAAAGCGGTTGACGAGGAGAGTTTGAAGAACGATGTGTATACCGCTGCGGCTTATGGTGATTTGGAGAAGCTTCATAGATTGGTTGAGTGTGAGGGTTGTTCTGTTTCCGAGCCTGATGGTCTTGGCTACTATGCTCTTCAGTGGTCCGCCTTGAACAACCGCGTCGCCGTTGCCCAGTACATTATCGAG CATGGTGGAGATGTAAATGCCACGGATCATACTGGACAGACTGCATTACATTGGAGTGCTGTTCGTGGTGCGATTCAAGTTGCAGAACTTTTACTACAAGAGGGAGCAAGGGTCGATGCAACGGATATGTATGGCTATCAG CCAACACATGTCGCAGCACAGTATGGCCAGACTGCTTTTCTTTGTCACGTTGTCTCCAAGTGGAATGCTGATGCTGATGTGCCAGATAATGATGGAAGAAGCCCCTTGCATTG GGCTGCATATAAAGGTTTTGCAGATTCTATTCGCCTACTTTTATTTCTGGATGCATATAGAGGACGGCAGGACAAAGAAG GTTGCACTCCTCTGCACTGGGCTGCCATCCGAGGTAATTTGGAGGCTTGCACTGTCTTGGTGCAGGCTGGAAAGAAAGAGGATTTGATGATTACTGACAAGACTGGGCTAACCCCTGCACAACTTGCTTCTGAAAAGAATCACAGACAAGTTTCTTTTTTCCTT GGTAATGCTAGAAACCTGCTTGAAAAGCGTTGCGACGGAAGCACTCCCCTTGGAAAGTTGTCAAAGTTGGGACTCGCTCCAGTTCTTTGGATCATGATCCTGCTGCTTCTGCTCGTATATACAAATTCTGTTGTTTTGG CATCGAATCTGCCAAAGTTAACAACTGGAATTGGTTCGCTTGCATGGCTGGGTTTCCTTCTTGCAACTGCAggactatttttattttaccgCTGTAGCAG GAAGGATCCAGGTTACATCAGAATGAACATCCATGATCCGCAAACTATGAAAGATGAT GAACCACTGTTAAAAATAGAGCTAAACAACCCTGCTTTGCTTGCTGGGAATTGGACGCAACTCTGTGCAACATGCAAG ATTATCAGACCTCTTCGAGCTAAGCATTGTTCCACGTGTGATCGTTGTGTAGAGCAATTTGATCACCATTGTCCTTGGGTATCAAATTGTGTTGGAAAA AAAAACAAGTgggaatttttcctttttcttctacttGAAGTTCTAGCGATGCTGATAACTGGTGGTGTTACTCTTGCAA GAGTCTTGAGTGACCCTTCAGCTCCATCTTCTTTTGGAGCATGGATGAGCCATGTCGCTACTAATCATGTGGGTGCTTTATCCTTTCTGCTGGTGGAATTCTGCCTCTTCTTTTCTGTTGCTGTCTTAACAGTTATACAAGCGTCACAA ATATCAAGGAACATAACTACAAACGAAATGGCTAATGCCCTGCGGTACAGCTACCTAAGAGGTCCAGGTGGTCGCTTCAGGAATCCGTATGATCTAGGGTGCAGACGAAACTGCTCGGACTTTTTAGTAAAAGGTTATAACGAAGATATTGAGTGTCATGAAGAAGACGCAACACAGAGACAAGAGGGTATTAACATGATGCAAATGCAGCGGAATCCAGAACTTCAAAATGGCAATGGCCACGTCGCTATCAATGTTAACCCGGTACATAATTCACAGTCAACACATGGTCATTCTTCCAACTGCAGCCATAGCCATAATAGTAAGTCAAAGAGTGATAAAGTTCCTTTGGGGTTGGGACTTGGTCTTGCTCGCAACCCAACCCGACCTGTTGTACCTCCATGA
- the LOC104736110 gene encoding uncharacterized protein LOC104736110, translated as MEKQDEERSIDASETSQSQLLDDDDSKVEVFDSVLKAMEKQNEEISTDAAETSQSQLVVDDDSKIDTFDSVSKAMEKHDEERFTDAAATSQSPSADDDSKVEVFDCVSKAMENQNEEKTADAAETSQSQSVDDDPKVGTFDCVLKPMEKQDEEKSTDAAETSQSQSVDDDDSKADTSDFVLQSTEKQNEEKSTDAAETSQSQSVNDDLKVDTFDCVLKSMEKQIEEKSTDAAETSHSQLVDDGSKVETFDFVLKAQGLKEAGNKLFQKRDYYGAMFKYGEAIKILPKDHVEVSHVRANMASCYMQLEPGEFAKAIHECDLALSVTPDYSKALLKRARCYEALNKLDLALKDVCMVSKLDPKNPMASEISDKLKRTLESKGLTVKDSVIELPPDYVEPVEASPALWAKLRKARVKKIKKSNQVQEKSEGDNVETKQKNNNNLAADEGKEKVIDKQNKKKVKGNEQSEKRSDTSKEQEKVIIEEKLLEISGENVNMAVKFVYSDDIRLAKVPINCTLLQLREVVHERFPGLRAVHIKYKDQEGDLVTITTDEELRMSEVSARALNTMRFYVVEVSPEQDPFFGRLVEMKKLKISADSFKTKVNGKGACKVEDWMIEFARLFKIQAGVDSDTCLNLQELGMKLNSEAMEEVVMSDAAQGPFDKAAQQFQEVAARSLLKLGNVHLSGARKRLSLLRGVSGESGSEQLKTAYECVQRDHTKAKENYKEAMKIKSDLFEVFLAVGLQQFEEARLSWYYVLVSQLDLKTWPYSDVVQFYQCAESNIKISIEVLKNLETKPGSSTQDNSANVAGRLKLKSMVDILLCAVLYERSIMEYKLDQPFWRESLKAAMEKFELAGTCRDDVVAIISEDYVAGNTLRDLRFHMEEILHIYNEIDEAKQWRNGISSDQLEDILNRRTANIFHMSNTGLQRG; from the exons ATGGAGAAGCAGGATGAGGAGAGATCTATAGATGCTTCTGAAACTAGCCAAAGTCAATTactggatgatgatgattcaaaggttgaagtttttgattctGTTTTGAAAGCCATGGAGAAACAGAATGAGGAGATATCTACAGATGCTGCTGAAACTAGCCAAAGTCAATTAgtggttgatgatgattcaaaGATTGATACTTTTGATTCTGTTTCGAAAGCCATGGAGAAGCACGATGAGGAGAGATTTACAGACGCTGCTGCAACTAGCCAAAGTCCATCAGCAGATGATGATTCAaaggttgaagtttttgattgtgTTTCGAAAGCCATGGAAAATCAGAATGAGGAAAAAACTGCAGATGCTGCTGAAACTAGCCAAAGTCAATCAGTGGATGACGATCCAAAGGTTGGAacttttgattgtgttttgaaACCCATGGAGAAGCAGGATGAGGAGAAATCTACAGATGCTGCTGAAACTAGCCAAAGTCAAtcagtggatgatgatgattcaaagGCTGATACTTCtgattttgtcttgcaatctaCGGAGAAGCAGAATGAAGAGAAATCTACAGACGCTGCTGAAACTAGCCAAAGTCAATCAGTGAATGATGATTTAAAGGTTGATacttttgattgtgttttgaaATCCATGGAGAAGCAGATTGAGGAGAAATCTACAGATGCTGCTGAGACTAGCCATAGTCAGTTAGTGGATGATGGTTcaaaggttgaaacttttgattttgttttgaaagcACAAGGGTTGAAAGAAGCAGGGAACAAGCTGTTTCAGAAGAGAGATTATTATGGTGCAATGTTTAAATATGGTGAAGCAATCAAGATACTCCCTAAGGATCATGTAGAGGTTTCTCATGTTCGGGCTAATATGGCTTCTTGTTATATGCAATTGGAACCTGGCGAGTTTGCCAAAGCCATTCATGAATGTGATTTAGCACTTAGTGTTACTCCTGATTATAGCAAAGCACTGTTGAAGAGGGCTAGATGTTATGAGGCTTTGAATAAGTTGGATTTGGCGTTGAAAGATGTTTGTATGGTTTCGAAGCTGGATCCAAAGAATCCTATGGCATCTGAAATTTCTGACAAGCTTAAGAGAACTTTAGAGAGCAAAGGGTTAACGGTCAAAGATTCCGTGATAGAGTTGCCTCCAGATTATGTTGAACCTGTTGAGGCTTCCCCTGCACTGTGGGCTAAACTTCGCAAGGCACGAgtgaagaaaattaaaaagagcaATCAAGTGCAAGAGAAGAGCGAGGGCGATAACGTAGAGACAAAGCAGAAGAATAACAACAATCTTGCAGCTGATGAGGGCAAGGAAAAGGTTATCGATAAgcagaataaaaagaaagtaaaagggAACGAGCAGTCGGAGAAGAGAAGTGATACGAGCAAGGAACAGGAAAAAGTAATAATTGAGGAGAAACTTTTGGAGATAAGTGGTGAAAATGTAAACATGGCTGTGAAATTCGTATACTCTGATGACATAAGATTGGCTAAAGTGCCGATAAACTGCACTCTTCTTCAACTTAGGGAAGTTGTTCATGAGCGTTTCCCTGGCTTAAGGGCAGTTCATATTAAGTACAAGGACCAAGAAGGAGATTTAGTGACAATTACAACAGATGAAGAGCTAAGAATGAGTGAGGTGTCAGCAAGGGCACTGAACACTATGAGATTTTATGTAGTGGAAGTTAGTCCTGAGCAGGATCCCTTTTTTGGAAGATTAGTTGAgatgaagaaactcaaaatatcCGCTGATTCTTTTAAGACCAAGGTAAATGGAAAAGGTGCGTGTAAAGTTGAGGATTGGATGATCGAATTTGCTCGGCTCTTTAAGATCCAGGCCGGCGTTGATTCTGATACATGCTTGAATCTTCAAGAACTAGGGATGAAACTCAATTCAGAAGCTATGGAGGAGGTGGTAATGTCTGATGCAGCTCAAGGGCCTTTTGACAAAGCAGCTCAGCAATTCCAAGAAGTGGCAGCACGATCATTGTTAAAGTTGGGAAATGTGCACTTGTCAGGGGCACGGAAAAGGTTGAGCCTCCTACGAGGTGTGTCTGGAGAATCTGGCTCTGAACAACTCAAAACTGCTTATGAATGCGTTCAAAGGGAtcacacaaaagcaaaagaaaattacaaagagGCCATGAAAATAAAGTCGGATTTGTTTGAAGTCTTCCTGGCAGTAGGTCTGCAGCAGTTTGAGGAAGCAAGACTTTCATGGTACTATGTGCTTGTCAGTCAACTTGATTTGAAAACATGGCCATATTCAGATGTAGTACAGTTTTATCAATGCGCCGAAAGCAATATCAAAATCTCTATTGAAGTGTTAAAAAATCTGGAAACCAAGCCGGGTAGCTCAACTCAAGATAACTCAGCAAACGTAGCAGGAAGGCTAAAGTTAAAGTCAATGGTAGATATTTTATTGTGTGCTGTACTTTACGAGAGATCTATCATGGAGTACAAACTTGACCAACCATTCTGGCGAGAGAGTTTAAAAGCTGCAATGGAGAAATTTGAGTTAGCTGGAACTTGTAGGGACGATGTTGTTGCGATAATAAGTGAAGACTACGTGGCCGGCAATACATTACGAG ATCTAAGGTTTCACATGGAAGagatattacatatatataatgagaTAGATGAAGCAAAACAATGGAGAAATGGGATCTCTTCAGACCAGTTGGAAGATATATTAAACAGGAGGACtgcaaatatttttcatatgtcAAATACAGGACTTCAACGTGGTTAA
- the LOC109124583 gene encoding protein SRG1-like isoform X1 has protein sequence MEKPKFKTVQEVVAAGVGLPDRYLQASTGDEESQPLNGPVPEMDIPAIDLSLLLSASEDGREELTKLHSALSTWGVVQVMNHGITEAFLDKIYKLTKEFFALPTEQKQKCARDIGSMQGYGNDMILWEDQVLDWIDRLYITTYPEDQRKLKFWPELPIGFRETLDEYTMKQRVVVEKFFKAMARSLGLEENSFLDMYGESATMDTRFNLYPPCPRPDKVIGVKPHADGSAFTLLLPDKDVEGLQFLKDGKWYKAPIVNDTILINVGDQMEIMSNGIYKSPVHRVVTNKEKERVSVATFCVPGEEKEIQPVEGLVSEARPRLYKTVKKYVELYFQYYQQGRRPMEAALI, from the exons ATGGAGAAGCCAAAGTTCAAGACTGTCCAAGAAGTGGTTGCAGCCGGCGTAGGACTACCGGATAGATATCTCCAGGCATCCACCGGCGACGAGGAAAGTCAACCTCTTAACGGTCCGGTTCCGGAGATGGATATTCCAGCCATCGATCTAAGTCTTCTCCTCTCTGCTTCTGAAGACGGTCGAGAAGAGTTGACTAAGCTTCACTCGGCACTCTCTACATGGGGCGTTGTTCAG GTGATGAATCATGGAATTACAGAAGCGTTTCTTGACAAGATTTACAAGCTAACCAAAGAGTTCTTTGCGCTTCCGACAGAACAGAAACAGAAGTGCGCCAGAGACATTGGTAGTATGCAAGGATATGGAAACGACATGATTCTGTGGGAGGATCAAGTTCTTGATTGGATTGACCGTTTGTATATCACTACCTACCCTGAAGATCAGAGAAAACTAAAGTTCTGGCCTGAACTCCCAATCGGATTCAG GGAAACTTTAGATGAATACACAATGAAGCAACGGGTAGTGGTTGAGAAGTTCTTCAAGGCCATGGCTAGATCGTTGGGATTAGAAGAGAATAGCTTTCTAGACATGTATGGAGAAAGTGCAACGATGGATACAAGATTCAACTTGTATCCTCCATGTCCGAGACCGGACAAGGTTATTGGGGTTAAACCGCATGCTGATGGCTCGGCTTTTACTCTTCTCTTACCAGACAAAGATGTCGAAGGGCTTCAGTTCCTCAAAGATGGCAAGTGGTATAAAGCTCCTATAGTTAATGACACAATTCTTATCAATGTTGGAGATCAGATGGAG ATAATGAGCAATGGGATCTACAAGAGCCCGGTTCATAGGGTGGTGACtaacaaagaaaaggaaagggTATCTGTGGCAACGTTTTGTGTACCGggtgaagaaaaagagattcAGCCTGTAGAAGGGCTTGTGTCTGAGGCAAGACCAAGATTGTATAAAACAGTTAAGAAGTACGTGGAGCTCTACTTCCAGTACTATCAACAGGGTCGAAGACCAATGGAAGCTGCGTTGATCTGA
- the LOC109128340 gene encoding probable glucan endo-1,3-beta-glucosidase BG4 has translation HLPISISTVVAMSNLEQSYPPSAGSFSPQAREQLVPVLKFLSQTNTPIFVNIYPYFAYVSDPINIKLDYAIFNNKHVAFQDGLMKYTNLFDAIFDAFVWAMKKEGVMDLPMVVSETGWPSHGNGEMTTRYIASTYNRNFVKHVESGAGTPKRPNSSIEGYLFSTFNENQKPEGTEQNFGLYYPTNMKPIYKMF, from the coding sequence CACTTACCCATCTCTATAAGCACCGTAGTGGCTATGTCTAACCTCGAGCAATCTTACCCACCTTCCGCTGGATCCTTCTCTCCCCAAGCTCGTGAACAACTAGTTCCTGTGCTCAAGTTCTTGTCTCAAACCAACACGCCTATCTTCGTCAACATCTACCCTTACTTCGCTTACGTGTCCGATCCCATCAACATCAAGCTCGACTACGCCATCTTCAACAATAAACATGTCGCTTTCCAGGACGGGCTAATGAAATATACAAACCTGTTTGATGCCATCTTCGACGCTTTCGTGTGGGCAATGAAGAAGGAGGGAGTGATGGATTTACCTATGGTGGTGTCCGAGACCGGATGGCCTTCCCACGGTAACGGGGAGATGACAACGCGTTACATCGCTTCTACATACAACAGAAACTTTGTCAAACATGTTGAAAGTGGTGCAGGGACGCCCAAGAGGCCAAACAGTAGCATTGAAGGGTATTTATTCTCGACGTTTAACGAGAATCAGAAACCAGAAGGCACTGAACAGAACTTTGGGTTGTACTATCCTACTAATATGAAGCCTATCTACAAGATGTTTTGA
- the LOC104736113 gene encoding probable anion transporter 6, chloroplastic, whose amino-acid sequence MARLTLRPHNHLFTSSSSPIHAHNQPFLSLYTIFPHRNYHNPLLKSRVKCSASGTERVRESKKLPPKNPIEDPKPQLTVPSSDSEILSTETGLEQNWPPWKNVPQRYKLIGATSLAFVICNMDKVNLSIAIIPMSHQFGWSSSVAGLVQSSFFWGYALSQLPGGWLSKIFGGRKVLEIGVFTWSFATALVPLLAGFMPGLIFSRILVGIGEGVSPSAATDLIARTIPVKERSRAVGFVFGGLSLGSVLGLLLAPPIIETFNWESVFYLFGLLGVGWFVGFQFLNKEEVSYEGNEISTSHKSENTTQEEMGNSLKEIPWKSFFQSSAVWAMIYTHFCGSWGHYTCLSWLPTYFSEALDLNLTEAAWVSILPPLASIVVTSLASQFADYLITNGVETTTVRKICQTIAFVSPAICMTLSSVDIGLPPWEIVGILTAGLALSSFALSGLYCTHQDISPEYASILLGLTNTVGAVPGIVGVALTGFLLDSTHSWTMSLFVPSIFFYVTGTIVWLAFASSEPQTFTKEDS is encoded by the exons ATGGCGAGACTTACCTTGAGACCACACAATCACCTcttcacctcctcctcctctcctatCCACGCACATAATCAACCTTTCCTCTCCCTCTACACCATCTTCCCCCACCGTAATTACCACAATCCTCTTCTTAAATCAAGGGTTAAGTGCTCCGCCAGTGGTACTGAACGAGTCAGAGAGAGCAAGAAGCTTCCTCCTAAGAACCCTATCGAAGACCCTAAACCTCAGCTTACGGTTCCGAGTTCCGATTCCGAAATTTTGAGTACGGAAACGGGCTTGGAACAGAATTGGCCTCCATGGAAAAACGTACCTCAGAGATATAAGCTTATCGGCGCTACTTCCCTCGCCTTTGTTATCTGCAATATGGACAAG GTGAACTTGAGTATTGCTATAATACCAATGTCACACCAGTTTGGGTGGAGCTCGTCTGTGGCCGGCCTGGTCCAGTCATCTTTCTTTTGGGGTTATGCCTTGAGTCAGTTGCCTGGAGGCTGGCTTTCCAAGATTTTTGGGGgcag AAAAGTACTTGAGATTGGTGTATTTACATGGTCCTTTGCTACAGCTCTTGTTCCGCTGCTTGCTGGATTCATGCCTGGTTTAATCTTTTCTCGGATTTTG GTGGGAATAGGAGAAGGTGTATCCCCATCAGCTGCGACAGACCTTATTGCCAG GACGATACCTGTTAAGGAGCGCTCAAGGGCAGTAGGCTTTGTTTTCGGAGGACTGAGTTTGGGAAGTGTTTTGGG GCTTCTCTTGGCTCCTCCCATTATCGAAACCTTCAATTGGGAATCTGTCTTTTACTTGTTTGGTCTCCTTGGTGTTGGCTG GTTCGTCGGGTTTCAGTTTCTTAATAAAGAAGAAGTTTCATATGAAG GTAATGAGATCTCTACTTCGCATAAATCAGAAAACACTACACAGGAAGAGATGGGGAACTCATTGAAG GAGATTCCATGGAAGTCGTTTTTCCAAAGCTCAGCTGTTTGGGCGATGATATACACTCACTTTTGTGGAAGTTGGGGTCACTACACCTGTTTATCTTGGCTACCTACTTATTTCAG TGAGGCACTGGATCTAAATTTGACAGAAGCTGCTTGG GTTTCCATCCTTCCTCCACTAGCTTCGATTGTCGTGACAAGTCTTGCTTCACAATTTGCTGACTACTTAATAACAAATGGAGTTGAGACTACCACG GTCCGAAAGATTTGTCAAACTATTGCGTTTGTGTCACCAGCGATATGCATGACACTTTCATCTGTGGACATTGGATTGCCACCATGGGAAATTGTAGGAATCTTGACAGCAGGCTTGGCCCTATCAAGTTTTGCTTTATCAG GACTTTATTGTACTCATCAGGATATCTCACCCGAATATGCAAGCATACTTCTG ggtCTTACCAACACAGTGGGGGCAGTACCTGGAATTGTAGGTGTGGCCTTAACTGGCTTTCTCCTGGACTCGACCCATTCTTGGACT ATGTCTCTATTCGTGCCATCAATATTCTTCTATGTAACGGGGACTATTGTATGGTTGGCATTTGCTAGCAGTGAGCCTCAGACGTTCACTAAGGAAGATTCatag
- the LOC104736108 gene encoding probable glucan endo-1,3-beta-glucosidase BG4, whose protein sequence is MLYSPTKLFLFFLSCIVLLSVKYNTSGFVTAANSIGLNYGLLGDNLPSPSNVIKLYKFIGITKIRIFDPNMEVLNALRGHRDIAVTVGVRDQDLAALAASEEAVKGWFATNIEPYLADVNIAAITVGNEVIPGSIGSQVLPVMQSLTNLVKSRNLPIIISTVVAMSNLEQSYPPSAGIFTSQAREQLVPVLNLLSQTSSPILVNIYPYFPYASDPANIRLDYATFATEDIVVQDGPLGYSNIFDAMFDAFVWAMEKEGVKDLPMVVSETGWPSAGNGDLTTPEIAGNGNFVKHIASGKGTPKRPNNGIEGFLFATFNENQKPVGTEQNFGLYNPTDMKPIYGLF, encoded by the coding sequence ATGCTCTATTCGCCTACGAAgctgttcttgttcttcctctcgTGCATTGTGCTGTTGTCTGTCAAATACAACACTAGTGGCTTCGTCACCGCAGCAAATAGCATTGGCTTGAACTACGGCCTCCTCGGAGACAACCTCCCATCTCCGTCCAATGTTATCAAACTTTACAAGTTCATAGGTATTACTAAAATCAGAATCTTCGACCCGAACATGGAGGTCCTTAATGCTTTACGCGGCCACCGTGATATTGCAGTCACTGTTGGCGTTAGGGACCAGGACTTGGCTGCTCTTGCAGCTAGCGAAGAAGCTGTTAAGGGCTGGTTCGCGACCAACATCGAGCCTTACTTAGCCGACGTCAACATTGCAGCAATTACTGTTGGTAATGAAGTCATCCCCGGATCAATCGGTTCTCAAGTGCTTCCAGTCATGCAGTCTCTCACCAACCTAGTCAAGTCGAGGAATCTTCCAATCATAATAAGCACCGTGGTGGCTATGTCGAACCTTGAGCAGTCGTACCCACCTTCTGCAGGAATATTCACATCCCAAGCTCGTGAACAACTTGTTCCCGTGCTGAACCTATTGTCCCAAACAAGTTCGCCTATACTTGTAAACATTTACCCATACTTCCCTTACGCTTCCGACCCAGCAAATATTCGTCTCGACTATGCAACCTTCGCCACTGAAGATATCGTTGTCCAAGATGGACCATTGGGATATTCAAACATATTTGATGCAATGTTCGACGCATTTGTGTGGGCAATGGAGAAAGAAGGCGTTAAAGATTTACCCATGGTGGTGTCTGAAACCGGATGGCCATCCGCTGGGAACGGGGATTTAACTACGCCAGAAATCGCGGGTAATGGAAATTTTGTAAAGCATATAGCAAGTGGGAAAGGGACGCCTAAGAGACCTAACAATGGCATCGAGGGGTTTTTGTTTGCAACTTTTAACGAAAATCAGAAACCGGTCGGGACTGAACAAAATTTCGGGTTGTACAATCCTACTGATATGAAACCCATCTACGGGCTATTTTAA
- the LOC109124583 gene encoding codeine O-demethylase-like isoform X2, giving the protein MEKPKFKTVQEVVAAGVGLPDRYLQASTGDEESQPLNGPVPEMDIPAIDLSLLLSASEDGREELTKLHSALSTWGVVQKQKCARDIGSMQGYGNDMILWEDQVLDWIDRLYITTYPEDQRKLKFWPELPIGFRETLDEYTMKQRVVVEKFFKAMARSLGLEENSFLDMYGESATMDTRFNLYPPCPRPDKVIGVKPHADGSAFTLLLPDKDVEGLQFLKDGKWYKAPIVNDTILINVGDQMEIMSNGIYKSPVHRVVTNKEKERVSVATFCVPGEEKEIQPVEGLVSEARPRLYKTVKKYVELYFQYYQQGRRPMEAALI; this is encoded by the exons ATGGAGAAGCCAAAGTTCAAGACTGTCCAAGAAGTGGTTGCAGCCGGCGTAGGACTACCGGATAGATATCTCCAGGCATCCACCGGCGACGAGGAAAGTCAACCTCTTAACGGTCCGGTTCCGGAGATGGATATTCCAGCCATCGATCTAAGTCTTCTCCTCTCTGCTTCTGAAGACGGTCGAGAAGAGTTGACTAAGCTTCACTCGGCACTCTCTACATGGGGCGTTGTTCAG AAACAGAAGTGCGCCAGAGACATTGGTAGTATGCAAGGATATGGAAACGACATGATTCTGTGGGAGGATCAAGTTCTTGATTGGATTGACCGTTTGTATATCACTACCTACCCTGAAGATCAGAGAAAACTAAAGTTCTGGCCTGAACTCCCAATCGGATTCAG GGAAACTTTAGATGAATACACAATGAAGCAACGGGTAGTGGTTGAGAAGTTCTTCAAGGCCATGGCTAGATCGTTGGGATTAGAAGAGAATAGCTTTCTAGACATGTATGGAGAAAGTGCAACGATGGATACAAGATTCAACTTGTATCCTCCATGTCCGAGACCGGACAAGGTTATTGGGGTTAAACCGCATGCTGATGGCTCGGCTTTTACTCTTCTCTTACCAGACAAAGATGTCGAAGGGCTTCAGTTCCTCAAAGATGGCAAGTGGTATAAAGCTCCTATAGTTAATGACACAATTCTTATCAATGTTGGAGATCAGATGGAG ATAATGAGCAATGGGATCTACAAGAGCCCGGTTCATAGGGTGGTGACtaacaaagaaaaggaaagggTATCTGTGGCAACGTTTTGTGTACCGggtgaagaaaaagagattcAGCCTGTAGAAGGGCTTGTGTCTGAGGCAAGACCAAGATTGTATAAAACAGTTAAGAAGTACGTGGAGCTCTACTTCCAGTACTATCAACAGGGTCGAAGACCAATGGAAGCTGCGTTGATCTGA
- the LOC104736112 gene encoding uncharacterized protein LOC104736112 produces the protein MASTGRSSRSVLRPLSSSQRLHNHHRQRSPSPCNNLNLRLKFPNKPSSPVVALSSNNHHQKRKCLCSPTTHPGSFRCAFHRRLEHERSKTLASSNRGDDNNNNNTMRVSVGLNLRKLALINSLAKIGSVEAERFRTCLAANLVKPSSFHDIRRPEFRPRLSRFYELHKDQD, from the coding sequence ATGGCGTCTACTGGAAGATCAAGCCGATCAGTTCTtcgtcctctctcttcttcccagAGATTACACAATCACCATCGTCAACGATCTCCTTCTCCTTGCAACAATCTCAACCTCCGTTTAAAGTTCCCCAACAAACCCTCCTCCCCCGTCGTCGCTCTTTCTTCTAATAACCATCATCAGAAGAGAAAGTGTTTGTGTTCTCCTACGACGCACCCTGGTTCGTTCCGGTGCGCTTTTCACCGCCGGTTAGAACACGAGAGATCCAAAACCCTAGCTTCTTCGAACCGCggtgatgataataataataataatacgaTGAGGGTTAGTGTTGGGTTGAATCTGAGGAAGCTGGCGTTGATTAATTCGCTTGCCAAGATTGGTAGTGTTGAGGCGGAGAGATTTAGGACATGTTTAGCGGCGAATCTTGTTAAACCGTCGTCTTTTCATGACATTCGCCGTCCTGAGTTCCGTCCTCGTCTCAGTCGCTTCTACGAATTGCATAAAGATCAAGATTAA